From a region of the Thermomonas sp. HDW16 genome:
- a CDS encoding MotA/TolQ/ExbB proton channel family protein produces the protein MLQETTAAAPAAAGGNNAAALQQMGFDHLITQLDFVGWVVFITLMVMSLMSWYWIIINAVKNSRLRGRADRVTGTFWETPNAQDAIRFMEEQPKSEPFSKIALDAAQAAAHHQRHDGSRLAESLNRSEFVDRALRQAVTRESSRLEDGLTVLATVGSTAPFVGLLGTVWGIYRALIKIGASGDASISAVAGPVGEALIMTAIGLFTAIPAVLAYNFFVRLNRVTNNQFDTFAHDLHDFFATGSRVGEVAGKR, from the coding sequence ATGTTGCAGGAAACGACTGCTGCCGCCCCTGCCGCCGCCGGAGGCAACAACGCCGCCGCGCTGCAGCAGATGGGCTTTGACCATCTGATCACCCAGCTCGACTTCGTCGGTTGGGTTGTTTTCATCACCCTGATGGTGATGTCGCTGATGTCCTGGTACTGGATCATCATCAATGCGGTGAAGAACAGCCGCCTGCGCGGCCGCGCGGATCGGGTGACCGGCACGTTCTGGGAAACCCCGAACGCGCAGGACGCGATCCGCTTCATGGAAGAACAGCCGAAGTCCGAGCCGTTCTCCAAGATCGCCCTCGACGCCGCCCAGGCCGCCGCCCACCACCAGCGCCATGACGGTTCGCGTCTGGCCGAGTCGCTGAACCGTTCTGAGTTCGTCGACCGCGCCCTGCGCCAGGCGGTGACCCGCGAGTCTTCGCGTCTTGAAGATGGCTTGACCGTGCTCGCCACTGTCGGTTCGACCGCGCCGTTCGTCGGCCTGCTCGGCACCGTGTGGGGCATCTATCGCGCCCTGATCAAGATCGGCGCGTCCGGCGATGCCTCGATCTCCGCGGTGGCAGGTCCGGTGGGCGAGGCCCTGATCATGACCGCGATCGGTCTGTTCACGGCGATCCCGGCGGTGCTGGCGTACAACTTCTTCGTGCGCCTGAACCGCGTCACCAACAATCAGTTCGACACCTTCGCGCACGACCTGCACGACTTCTTCGCCACCGGCTCGCGCGTCGGCGAAGTCGCCGGCAAGCGTTGA
- a CDS encoding energy transducer TonB, with the protein MTLDPAQIQDLAQIEKSEENREGGLSWPRIVGLSFAIAIHVAALLLLLAPISPPAQDVEEDDVVSVTFIEPPPPPPPPPPPPPDQPKPLTPPKTLSPPRPSPVPPPPDDPPVVLDTPRAVDTVAPPPTPPAPPAQIADISSGVDPSSRAMNPPRYPPEEQRRGVQGTTVLIVSIDANGAVLDVEVEKSSGNRNLDRAAVTAAKRWRFNPEVRDGRKVASRVRVPVDFKLN; encoded by the coding sequence ATGACGCTAGACCCCGCCCAGATCCAAGATCTCGCCCAAATCGAGAAGAGCGAAGAAAACCGCGAAGGCGGATTGAGCTGGCCGCGCATCGTGGGTCTCAGCTTCGCCATCGCCATTCACGTGGCAGCCTTGCTGCTGCTGCTGGCGCCGATTTCGCCGCCGGCGCAGGACGTCGAGGAAGATGACGTGGTCAGCGTCACCTTCATCGAGCCGCCGCCGCCGCCGCCGCCGCCGCCGCCACCGCCGCCGGATCAGCCCAAGCCGCTGACCCCGCCGAAGACCTTGTCGCCGCCAAGGCCCAGCCCGGTGCCGCCGCCGCCGGATGATCCGCCGGTCGTATTGGATACGCCTCGTGCGGTCGACACCGTCGCCCCACCGCCGACTCCGCCGGCCCCGCCGGCACAGATCGCGGACATCAGCTCGGGCGTTGACCCGTCTTCGCGCGCGATGAATCCACCTAGGTATCCACCAGAAGAGCAGCGCCGCGGCGTTCAGGGCACCACAGTCCTAATCGTGAGTATCGACGCGAATGGTGCTGTCCTTGATGTCGAGGTTGAGAAGTCCAGCGGGAATCGGAATCTGGATCGTGCCGCGGTCACCGCCGCCAAGCGCTGGCGGTTCAACCCCGAAGTGCGCGATGGTCGAAAGGTTGCCAGCCGTGTACGCGTCCCGGTCGATTTCAAGCTGAACTAA
- a CDS encoding M48 family metallopeptidase has product MKAKALLLSMAIATAVSACATTTSPTGRTQVVGGVSEAQLAQLGEQAFAQAKQQTPQSKDGRQTAYVRCVVTSLVRQLPPDWQRLNWEVALFENPETNAFALPGGKVGVYTGIFKVARNQDELAGVISHEIGHVIAHHHNERITRQMGASGALQVLSSLAGARYGEGVGSAVAQGGSIAAQAGLLLPNSRVQEGEADVVGQQLMAKAGFDPRGAVALWQNMAAASGSRPPQWLSTHPDPASRLRELQARADGLLPTMQAARKAGHTPHCQ; this is encoded by the coding sequence TCTGCCTGCGCCACCACCACGTCACCGACCGGGCGCACGCAGGTCGTGGGCGGCGTCTCCGAAGCACAATTGGCGCAACTCGGCGAGCAGGCCTTTGCCCAGGCCAAGCAGCAGACCCCGCAATCAAAGGATGGTCGACAGACCGCGTACGTACGTTGCGTGGTGACCAGCCTGGTTCGCCAATTGCCGCCCGACTGGCAACGACTGAACTGGGAGGTCGCCCTGTTCGAGAATCCGGAAACCAACGCTTTCGCACTGCCGGGTGGCAAGGTCGGCGTGTACACCGGCATCTTCAAAGTCGCCAGAAACCAGGACGAGTTGGCTGGGGTGATTTCGCATGAAATCGGGCACGTGATCGCGCACCACCACAACGAACGCATCACCCGCCAGATGGGGGCGTCGGGCGCCTTGCAGGTGCTGTCGTCGCTCGCTGGCGCCCGCTACGGCGAAGGGGTCGGCAGTGCGGTGGCTCAGGGCGGCAGCATCGCCGCCCAGGCAGGTCTGCTGCTACCCAATTCCCGCGTCCAAGAAGGCGAAGCGGACGTCGTCGGCCAGCAGTTGATGGCCAAGGCCGGATTCGACCCGCGCGGCGCCGTGGCCTTGTGGCAGAACATGGCTGCCGCCAGCGGCTCGCGGCCGCCGCAATGGCTGTCCACCCATCCGGATCCGGCCTCACGCCTGCGCGAGCTGCAGGCCCGCGCCGACGGCCTGCTGCCGACGATGCAGGCGGCACGCAAGGCCGGTCACACCCCACATTGCCAGTGA